Proteins encoded by one window of Synergistota bacterium:
- a CDS encoding PocR ligand-binding domain-containing protein, with protein MKLEDVLKSEEIVETLEAFSKSLEISVWLSDPQIEEVNKISPVWGEKPGKKELTRAGMLKAECKPGRIEMRRKAVAQRKPIIELCPLQLYVFTAPIFIGDELIGFFEGDGAKARPMDEEWRKIVQEKQKKYGFDIKLIEECVGEKTRIKSKEELAGMIDVVVSSIKLYLELMKKQEEFIKHLIEISRDITKTAKNIQTLGINAAIESARLGEKGAGFAVVASEIKKVGDLVSQQAKRLKEHIDELML; from the coding sequence ATGAAGCTCGAGGATGTCCTAAAAAGCGAGGAAATCGTTGAAACGCTCGAAGCTTTTTCAAAAAGCCTTGAGATATCGGTCTGGCTTTCCGATCCCCAGATAGAGGAGGTGAATAAGATCTCCCCCGTCTGGGGTGAAAAACCGGGTAAGAAGGAGCTCACCAGGGCTGGAATGCTTAAGGCAGAGTGCAAACCTGGTAGAATCGAAATGAGAAGAAAAGCGGTCGCTCAAAGAAAGCCGATAATTGAGCTTTGTCCCCTTCAGCTTTATGTATTCACCGCCCCAATATTCATCGGCGATGAACTAATAGGTTTCTTCGAAGGGGACGGCGCTAAGGCGAGACCCATGGACGAAGAATGGAGAAAGATAGTTCAAGAAAAACAGAAGAAATATGGGTTTGATATTAAGCTTATAGAGGAGTGCGTAGGCGAAAAAACGAGGATAAAATCCAAGGAAGAGCTCGCCGGCATGATAGATGTCGTCGTAAGCAGCATCAAGCTCTATCTTGAGCTAATGAAAAAGCAAGAAGAGTTTATAAAACACCTAATAGAAATAAGCAGGGATATAACGAAAACCGCCAAAAACATTCAGACACTTGGTATAAACGCCGCGATAGAGTCAGCAAGGTTAGGAGAAAAAGGCGCTGGTTTTGCGGTAGTAGCATCTGAGATCAAGAAAGTAGGAGATCTCGTTTCACAGCAAGCAAAGAGGTTAAAGGAACATATAGACGAGCTTATGTTATAA
- a CDS encoding chemotaxis protein → MENGVVFVGGGHGALSLLKHFLKLNLKIAGVMDIKEDAPAMLEARKHGIFTTTSLDELLSRPLDLIIEVTGREDVAEEIERKKPKKVSLLRAKDAEFIYDIIEREEKGKALLLEQISRLQETKDKIENTLPSLNELSETFFKGSDQIKGLSGSLASRIESLVSEAEKLNEVTRSIQNIAKQTKMLGLNASIEAARAGERGKGFAVVASEVSKLADQTSDSVKEIGETLGQLKEMINMLRSPIEDMTDTMEKWIGLTDKLHQTVGNLNEAIRELLEIQQKLTRLAEKGC, encoded by the coding sequence ATGGAAAACGGCGTGGTTTTCGTCGGAGGAGGGCACGGGGCGCTAAGCCTCCTTAAGCACTTCCTCAAGCTTAACCTAAAAATCGCGGGGGTCATGGATATAAAGGAAGATGCTCCCGCCATGCTTGAGGCGAGAAAGCATGGAATATTCACAACGACGAGTTTAGATGAGCTTCTTTCCCGTCCCTTAGATCTCATAATAGAGGTAACCGGCAGAGAAGACGTGGCTGAAGAGATAGAAAGGAAAAAACCTAAGAAAGTTAGTTTGCTTCGCGCGAAGGATGCCGAATTTATCTACGATATAATAGAGCGTGAGGAGAAAGGAAAAGCCTTACTTTTAGAACAGATATCCCGACTTCAGGAAACCAAAGATAAGATAGAAAATACGCTTCCCTCATTGAATGAGCTCTCAGAAACGTTCTTCAAGGGATCAGACCAGATCAAAGGCCTCTCAGGTTCGTTAGCAAGCAGAATAGAATCACTCGTAAGTGAGGCAGAAAAGCTTAACGAAGTAACTCGATCAATCCAAAACATAGCGAAGCAAACTAAGATGCTCGGGCTGAACGCCTCCATTGAGGCAGCCCGAGCGGGGGAGCGTGGAAAAGGGTTCGCAGTCGTTGCAAGTGAGGTAAGCAAGCTCGCCGATCAAACATCAGACTCCGTTAAGGAAATAGGCGAAACCCTTGGCCAGCTTAAAGAAATGATAAACATGCTCCGCTCCCCTATAGAAGACATGACTGACACTATGGAAAAATGGATTGGTTTAACGGATAAGCTACATCAAACCGTAGGTAATTTAAATGAAGCTATAAGAGAGCTTCTTGAGATCCAGCAAAAACTCACAAGATTAGCCGAAAAAGGTTGCTAA
- a CDS encoding tetratricopeptide repeat protein, whose translation MRKVVLLIVIMGVLFCSVSALALAGRMRVAVIDFRNNVSGPERPKVEAVRRAITDMFITELWKTQMFSIVERSRLEAIAREHRLAASGLVDEATAARLGKLLGVEAIITGSITQFTLKKRGGVLPVPNVGGIAFGEAEAFVTLDVRMINVETGEIVLVAKETGRATHSVGGLAFGGVIYGQSEAEGLLAAATRQCIEKIVKKIRALRARGGKMIYHVIKREAGYVYLDAGESNAGVSPGDYFAVYVEGEPIYGVKGELLGVEKYYIAILQVQEVHPRYSIARIVKGKGVIRGDKVEPIFDKSSIGRIKIRPRILAGASSTPSTPPPPPPPPSGGAGTSSPPPPPPPPSTPTESIMNTSTTIQVIKLYPIGESLKNNLIRLHKAGYYNYRKRRYSLAIRNYKLAYEMYKGNYVACYWIGRIYYEIGRRSEAIKWWRRGLKINPNYKPIREKLAKAGAL comes from the coding sequence ATGAGGAAAGTAGTCTTGCTGATTGTAATCATGGGGGTGCTTTTCTGCTCGGTTTCAGCTCTCGCCTTAGCCGGTAGGATGAGAGTTGCGGTTATAGACTTTAGGAACAATGTTAGTGGACCTGAGAGGCCAAAGGTTGAAGCGGTTAGACGTGCCATTACTGATATGTTTATAACGGAGCTATGGAAAACTCAAATGTTTTCCATAGTGGAAAGAAGTCGCTTGGAGGCTATAGCGAGGGAACACAGGTTGGCTGCGTCGGGGTTGGTCGATGAGGCTACAGCGGCACGTTTGGGAAAGCTTCTCGGCGTTGAGGCGATAATAACTGGTAGCATAACGCAATTTACGTTGAAAAAGAGAGGAGGGGTTCTGCCTGTTCCTAACGTCGGAGGTATAGCTTTTGGGGAGGCGGAGGCGTTTGTTACTCTCGATGTCAGGATGATCAATGTTGAAACGGGTGAGATAGTGCTCGTTGCAAAGGAAACGGGAAGAGCAACTCACAGCGTCGGTGGTCTCGCCTTTGGAGGAGTGATCTACGGCCAGAGCGAAGCGGAAGGACTCCTTGCTGCTGCAACACGTCAATGCATAGAGAAGATAGTTAAGAAGATAAGGGCTTTGAGAGCTCGCGGCGGGAAAATGATCTATCACGTTATAAAGAGAGAGGCAGGGTATGTCTATCTTGATGCGGGTGAATCTAATGCTGGGGTTTCGCCTGGGGATTATTTCGCTGTCTATGTTGAGGGGGAGCCCATATACGGCGTTAAGGGAGAGCTTCTCGGCGTGGAAAAGTATTATATAGCCATACTTCAGGTTCAGGAGGTCCATCCTCGTTATTCAATAGCGAGGATAGTTAAGGGCAAGGGAGTTATCAGGGGGGATAAGGTAGAGCCCATTTTCGATAAATCCTCTATAGGCAGGATAAAGATAAGGCCCAGAATACTTGCAGGTGCTTCCTCAACGCCTTCCACTCCGCCACCTCCACCACCTCCTCCATCTGGAGGAGCAGGAACGTCCTCTCCACCGCCACCTCCACCACCGCCTTCTACGCCGACGGAGTCAATAATGAATACCTCTACTACCATTCAGGTTATAAAGCTTTATCCTATAGGCGAATCTCTGAAGAATAATCTGATAAGACTGCATAAGGCAGGGTATTATAACTACAGAAAAAGAAGATACTCGCTTGCAATAAGGAACTATAAGCTTGCATATGAGATGTACAAGGGAAACTATGTTGCGTGTTATTGGATAGGCAGGATATATTACGAGATAGGAAGAAGGAGCGAGGCTATAAAGTGGTGGAGGCGTGGCTTGAAGATAAATCCGAATTATAAGCCCATAAGAGAGAAGCTTGCGAAGGCAGGTGCCCTTTGA
- a CDS encoding TatD family hydrolase yields the protein MKLFDTHCHLNIRHFKDDWRETYKRAKDVGVCRMVVVGWDASSSERAVKIAEELDGAYAACGFHPHDSKFFREEEHIQLLKRLISQPKTVALGEIGLDYYYDNSPRDVQRSVFERQLCLAKELNVPVIIHLRDAYEDALSIIRDVGLPQRGGVLHCYSGGTKFLERSLSLGLYISFAGIVTFPKAVDLREASRLVPEDKLLIETDAPYLAPKPYRGRRNEPAYLIHVLREIARVRRVDEAELAKITYENANKFFKLGGM from the coding sequence ATGAAACTGTTTGATACTCATTGTCATTTGAACATCAGGCATTTTAAAGATGATTGGAGGGAGACTTATAAGCGTGCTAAGGATGTGGGCGTTTGCAGGATGGTAGTGGTTGGCTGGGATGCGTCATCGAGCGAAAGGGCAGTTAAGATAGCGGAGGAGCTGGATGGAGCATATGCAGCATGTGGTTTTCATCCCCACGACTCCAAGTTTTTTAGAGAAGAGGAACATATCCAGCTTCTTAAGAGACTTATATCTCAACCAAAGACCGTTGCTCTTGGGGAGATAGGTCTTGACTACTATTATGATAACTCTCCGAGGGATGTTCAAAGATCGGTCTTTGAGAGACAGCTTTGCCTTGCTAAGGAGCTCAACGTTCCGGTTATAATTCATCTGCGAGATGCATACGAGGATGCTCTTTCTATCATAAGGGATGTTGGTTTGCCCCAGAGGGGAGGGGTTCTGCACTGCTACTCCGGCGGAACAAAGTTCTTAGAGAGAAGTTTAAGCCTTGGTCTTTACATATCCTTCGCTGGAATAGTAACCTTTCCGAAGGCGGTTGATTTAAGGGAGGCATCGCGCCTTGTTCCCGAAGACAAGCTACTTATAGAGACTGATGCGCCGTATCTCGCTCCCAAGCCGTATAGAGGAAGGAGAAATGAGCCAGCTTATCTTATCCACGTTCTTAGGGAGATCGCACGCGTTAGGAGGGTTGATGAGGCTGAGCTCGCTAAGATTACTTATGAAAACGCGAATAAGTTTTTCAAACTTGGCGGAATGTGA
- the metG gene encoding methionine--tRNA ligase, whose product MKSFYITTPIYYVNDVPHIGHAYTTIAADVMARWKRMEGYDVLFCTGTDEHGQKIKRTAEKMGLHPKELADRVVENFKELWRKLDISNDDFIRTTEERHEKVVVEVFKRLIDAGDIYKGTYEGWYCVFCESFWSESQLLPGRRCPDCGRGVERVSEETYFFRLSKHQDKLLKFMDEHPDCVKPESRFNEVYSFIRRGLKDISVTRTTVKWGIPFPGDPKHVIYVWFDALINYLTVAGFSQDEEKFNKYWPVVHHLVGKDIIRFHAIIWPAMLMSLGVNPPKLVFAHGWWTVEGEKMSKSKGNVVDPNEVVARYGSDAFRYFLLREVPFGLDGDFSYEALVGRINGELADNYGNLLNRTLVMVKKYFDGIAPEPFEEDPIDKEVASLGVEVFNRASTYMDDFAYDRALKEIFAFSSRLNKYIDETYPWILGREGKKKRLSSVLYTLLEGLRFLTLMITPFMPESGAKAWKQLGLAGTPEEAGFSEMVWGRYPVGVRVKPDEVLFPRVELRPERKASEKKEERKMISIDEFRKMDLRIAKVISAERVPKTDKLLKLEIDIGDERRTIVAGIAEVYSPEEIIGREIVVIANLEPAKIRGIISQGMLLAATDRDGKPIILKPDREVDPGSKVT is encoded by the coding sequence TTGAAGAGCTTTTACATAACTACGCCAATATATTATGTTAACGATGTTCCTCACATAGGACATGCTTATACGACCATAGCTGCGGATGTCATGGCTCGCTGGAAAAGAATGGAGGGATACGATGTTCTATTCTGCACGGGTACAGATGAGCACGGTCAGAAGATAAAAAGAACCGCTGAGAAGATGGGGCTTCATCCTAAGGAGCTTGCTGATAGAGTGGTTGAGAACTTTAAGGAGCTTTGGAGGAAGCTTGATATAAGCAACGACGATTTTATACGCACTACGGAGGAGAGGCATGAAAAGGTCGTTGTTGAGGTTTTCAAGAGGCTTATCGATGCTGGCGATATATACAAGGGGACTTACGAGGGTTGGTATTGTGTCTTCTGTGAAAGCTTTTGGAGCGAATCTCAGCTTCTTCCGGGTAGAAGATGCCCTGACTGCGGAAGAGGGGTAGAAAGGGTCAGCGAAGAGACATACTTTTTCAGGCTCTCTAAGCATCAAGATAAGCTGCTTAAATTCATGGACGAGCATCCAGACTGCGTTAAGCCGGAGTCTCGATTTAACGAGGTTTATAGTTTTATAAGGAGAGGGTTAAAGGACATAAGCGTTACAAGAACTACGGTTAAGTGGGGTATACCGTTTCCTGGAGATCCAAAGCATGTTATTTACGTTTGGTTCGATGCCTTGATAAACTACCTCACGGTTGCAGGTTTCTCTCAGGATGAGGAGAAGTTTAATAAATACTGGCCCGTCGTTCATCATCTCGTGGGAAAAGATATAATAAGGTTCCACGCTATAATATGGCCTGCTATGCTTATGTCTTTGGGGGTTAATCCTCCGAAGCTGGTTTTCGCACATGGCTGGTGGACCGTTGAAGGAGAGAAAATGTCTAAGTCTAAGGGCAATGTGGTTGATCCGAATGAGGTCGTTGCAAGATATGGATCTGATGCCTTCAGATACTTCCTCTTAAGAGAGGTTCCATTTGGGCTTGATGGAGACTTTTCCTATGAGGCGCTCGTAGGAAGGATAAACGGTGAGCTTGCGGATAATTACGGAAATCTGCTTAATAGAACGCTTGTTATGGTGAAGAAGTATTTTGACGGAATCGCTCCCGAGCCTTTCGAGGAAGACCCCATAGATAAAGAGGTGGCGAGCTTGGGTGTTGAGGTTTTCAATAGAGCCTCTACCTATATGGACGACTTTGCTTATGATAGAGCATTAAAGGAAATCTTTGCCTTCTCATCGCGCTTGAATAAATATATAGATGAGACATACCCCTGGATTTTGGGAAGAGAGGGCAAAAAGAAGAGGCTATCAAGCGTTCTTTATACGCTTCTTGAAGGGTTAAGGTTTTTAACTTTAATGATAACGCCATTTATGCCTGAGAGCGGAGCCAAGGCTTGGAAGCAACTTGGTTTAGCTGGAACGCCTGAGGAAGCGGGCTTTTCCGAGATGGTCTGGGGAAGGTATCCCGTTGGGGTGAGGGTAAAACCTGATGAGGTTCTCTTCCCCCGGGTGGAGCTTAGACCGGAAAGGAAAGCTTCTGAGAAAAAGGAGGAGAGGAAGATGATAAGCATAGATGAATTCAGAAAAATGGATCTGCGTATAGCGAAGGTTATCTCGGCGGAGAGAGTTCCCAAGACCGATAAGCTTCTTAAGCTCGAGATAGATATTGGTGATGAAAGAAGGACTATCGTTGCGGGAATAGCCGAGGTCTATTCCCCTGAAGAGATCATCGGAAGGGAAATCGTAGTCATAGCCAACCTTGAGCCGGCAAAGATAAGAGGAATCATATCTCAAGGTATGTTACTTGCCGCTACCGATAGAGATGGTAAGCCTATTATATTGAAGCCAGATAGGGAAGTTGATCCCGGGAGTAAGGTGACTTAG
- the rsmI gene encoding 16S rRNA (cytidine(1402)-2'-O)-methyltransferase yields the protein MPLYICPTPIGNLEDITLRVLRILRESDAIFAEDTRRTMVLLERYDIRGKKLYSYNKHNWRKRLPFLLSFLSEGKSVSLVSDAGTPGISDMGVEAIRECVKCGYRVEVLPGPTAFVPALLLSAFDPHPFLFYGFLPSQRGKRRKALALIRDFPFTLVFYEAPHRITEALYDILDILGNRRVCLVREISKLHEEVVRGKVSEIVKRADTLRGEMVVVVEGKSGDSEEYDESLLLERIRGLIHVGLSAKDIAERIHFETGISRRKIYQMVIRVKGGDEV from the coding sequence ATGCCTCTTTATATATGTCCCACTCCTATAGGTAACCTCGAGGATATAACCCTGAGAGTTCTTCGAATATTGAGAGAATCTGATGCCATATTCGCCGAGGATACGAGAAGAACGATGGTACTTCTTGAGAGATACGATATAAGAGGAAAAAAGCTTTATAGCTATAACAAGCATAACTGGCGAAAGAGACTACCCTTTCTTCTTTCCTTTCTCTCAGAGGGTAAGAGCGTTTCGCTTGTTAGCGATGCAGGCACGCCAGGGATATCTGATATGGGGGTTGAGGCTATAAGGGAGTGTGTTAAATGTGGATATCGTGTTGAGGTTCTTCCGGGCCCTACTGCTTTCGTTCCTGCCCTTCTTCTTTCCGCTTTTGACCCGCATCCTTTTCTGTTTTATGGTTTTCTTCCCTCTCAGCGGGGCAAGAGAAGAAAAGCTCTTGCACTAATTCGCGATTTTCCGTTTACTCTCGTTTTTTATGAAGCTCCACACAGGATAACGGAAGCTCTCTATGATATACTTGATATACTTGGAAATAGGAGAGTGTGCCTGGTTCGTGAGATAAGCAAACTTCATGAGGAAGTCGTTCGAGGGAAGGTATCTGAGATCGTGAAAAGAGCTGATACCTTAAGGGGAGAAATGGTTGTAGTAGTGGAGGGAAAGAGCGGAGATAGTGAAGAATACGATGAGAGTCTTCTCTTAGAGAGGATAAGGGGGCTTATACATGTAGGCTTAAGCGCTAAGGACATAGCTGAGAGGATTCACTTTGAGACTGGAATATCCAGGAGAAAAATCTATCAGATGGTTATAAGGGTGAAGGGAGGGGATGAGGTTTGA
- a CDS encoding tRNA1(Val) (adenine(37)-N6)-methyltransferase, which translates to MSELTLDEILRGRLKLYQPACGPRFGVDALLLAHFLTLKPKDRVIELGTGAGIVLLLLALRVPHLKFVGVELQEELYNIALKNVEINGFSDRIDIVKGDIRRIGELFPAGSFNVVLGNPPYIPLRSGRLPSDEMRSLAYTEEGCTLEEFLRASKYLLSTGGRLYLIYRPFRLADLMFNMRRLKLEPKELRFVHSRAASEAEFILVKGVRDGSPSLSVLAPLVLYNEDGSYTEELKKVYMGEI; encoded by the coding sequence GTGAGTGAGCTTACGCTTGATGAGATCTTAAGAGGCAGACTCAAGCTATATCAGCCAGCTTGCGGACCGCGATTTGGTGTTGATGCTCTTCTTCTCGCTCATTTCCTTACTTTGAAACCTAAGGATAGGGTCATCGAGCTTGGAACTGGAGCGGGGATAGTTTTGCTTCTTCTGGCTTTAAGAGTGCCTCACCTTAAATTTGTAGGGGTTGAGCTTCAAGAAGAGCTTTATAATATCGCTCTTAAGAATGTTGAAATCAATGGTTTTTCGGACAGGATAGATATAGTTAAGGGGGACATAAGAAGGATAGGGGAGCTGTTTCCCGCTGGTTCTTTCAATGTGGTTCTTGGAAACCCGCCTTACATTCCCTTAAGGAGCGGAAGACTACCATCGGATGAGATGCGATCGTTGGCTTATACTGAGGAGGGATGCACCTTGGAGGAGTTCCTGAGAGCTTCCAAGTATTTGCTTTCGACGGGAGGGAGACTCTATCTTATCTATAGACCCTTTAGGCTTGCGGATCTGATGTTTAATATGAGGAGGTTAAAGCTGGAACCGAAGGAGTTAAGATTCGTGCACTCCCGTGCGGCGTCCGAGGCTGAGTTCATACTGGTTAAGGGAGTTAGAGATGGTTCTCCATCGCTTAGTGTTCTCGCTCCTCTCGTCCTCTACAACGAGGATGGAAGCTATACTGAGGAGCTCAAGAAGGTATATATGGGTGAGATATAA
- a CDS encoding phosphatase PAP2 family protein, with protein MYKTFFALLLIGILYREWKRGSLRFVFRAIFNPVGLKIAGFSLLSLLTDPLLHLEEGGKLSFYLSKLGNVLGDADIVLPFLVSIFYLALLSRFDRVEKLVGEAISLIVLAALFGDLLKLLFGRARPYMEVGVYSFFNFPASFFSNDYQSFPSGHVLVASVLFAWLLMRFGGVYRFLFPFAMGTVVYNRLETGNHFLSDALFSAIFGYVIVKGYFKEVGR; from the coding sequence ATGTATAAAACTTTTTTTGCTTTACTACTTATAGGAATTCTTTATAGAGAATGGAAGAGAGGAAGCTTAAGGTTTGTATTCCGTGCTATTTTTAACCCGGTAGGGTTAAAAATAGCGGGGTTTTCTTTGCTTTCGCTTCTTACGGATCCGCTTCTTCATTTGGAAGAAGGGGGTAAGCTTTCTTTCTATCTCTCGAAGTTGGGAAACGTACTGGGAGATGCGGATATAGTTCTACCATTTCTTGTATCGATCTTTTACCTGGCTTTGCTTAGTCGATTTGATAGGGTTGAAAAGCTTGTGGGGGAAGCGATATCTCTCATTGTTCTGGCTGCGCTTTTTGGAGACCTACTTAAGCTCCTTTTTGGAAGAGCGCGTCCTTATATGGAGGTAGGTGTGTACTCCTTCTTTAACTTTCCAGCTTCCTTTTTCAGTAACGATTATCAGAGCTTTCCATCTGGACACGTGCTTGTTGCTTCCGTCTTGTTTGCGTGGCTTTTAATGCGCTTTGGTGGAGTCTATCGATTCCTCTTTCCATTTGCGATGGGCACGGTGGTTTATAATAGACTGGAAACCGGAAATCATTTTCTTTCAGATGCTCTTTTTTCCGCGATTTTTGGATATGTGATAGTCAAAGGGTATTTTAAGGAGGTGGGAAGGTGA
- a CDS encoding HU family DNA-binding protein: MTKAELVRQVAEKTGMTKKDTALVVNAVFETIMDALTKGEKVQIAGFGIFEVKQRAERVGRNPRTGEEIKIPPRKVPVFRVGKELKTRVMGSK, encoded by the coding sequence TTGACCAAAGCAGAGCTCGTCAGGCAGGTAGCGGAGAAAACGGGCATGACCAAGAAAGATACCGCTTTGGTCGTTAATGCGGTCTTTGAGACTATTATGGACGCGCTTACTAAAGGAGAAAAAGTTCAAATAGCGGGTTTCGGAATATTCGAGGTTAAGCAGAGGGCGGAGAGAGTTGGCAGGAATCCTCGGACCGGTGAAGAGATAAAGATACCGCCAAGAAAGGTTCCCGTATTCAGGGTTGGCAAGGAGCTCAAAACGAGAGTTATGGGGAGCAAGTAG
- a CDS encoding ferritin, with product MGTKGREIVGMDLSELIELLNKAFADEWLAYYQYWIGAKIVKGPMKEAVIAELTQHAGDELRHAGMLANRIIQLGGTPIVKPEDWYKKTNCGYDAPEDPYVKKILEQNIKGERCAIDVYRRLLEITKDKDPVTYNIALQILQDEVEHEEDLQTLLEDMEEMLKRV from the coding sequence ATGGGAACCAAAGGTAGAGAAATAGTTGGAATGGACCTCAGCGAGCTAATAGAGCTTCTTAACAAAGCTTTCGCAGATGAATGGCTCGCCTATTATCAGTATTGGATAGGCGCAAAGATAGTCAAGGGCCCCATGAAGGAAGCTGTCATAGCCGAGCTTACTCAACACGCGGGAGACGAGCTAAGACACGCAGGCATGCTTGCCAATAGAATAATCCAGCTTGGCGGAACCCCCATAGTGAAACCAGAGGATTGGTACAAGAAGACCAATTGTGGATATGACGCTCCAGAAGACCCATATGTCAAGAAAATACTTGAGCAAAACATTAAGGGAGAAAGGTGCGCCATAGATGTTTACAGGCGACTGCTTGAGATAACTAAGGATAAGGATCCCGTAACTTACAATATAGCTTTACAGATACTTCAGGATGAGGTAGAACACGAAGAGGATCTACAGACTCTGCTAGAAGATATGGAAGAAATGCTTAAGAGAGTATAG
- a CDS encoding ABC transporter substrate-binding protein — MKRKLLVSLLLLNLNWLIFVGFSLAQNVGTEVTTSSTSSVASAYAERVIKLGTSCALKGISSYLGKEYVGGLKAYINLVNARGGIEGYNIKLIAYDDGYEPGKCRINTIKLLDNDKVLALVCFTGTPTSKVALPLAEKKGVPFLFPYSGASFLRKSKVAFCLRASYVEEMVALCKFFKDMGLKKVAVFYQDDSFGRAGLGGVREGLKITGLKLVGEAIYGRNSPEVMAEAFYIADLNPDAVLYIGTFYQALNFIRYTCFTRADMRFGVISFANPVEIMKRLRCASNRVYGVSCVPSPYDESLSIVAEYRKNIGSVRISPISLEGYMAGKVLIAGLRKALREFGKPSRDALLKVFQNLNVDLGGIRAIFSPEDHQALHRVWILGERNGKIETLRSYGR, encoded by the coding sequence GTGAAAAGGAAACTCTTGGTATCGCTCCTGCTTCTGAATCTTAATTGGCTTATTTTTGTTGGATTTTCTCTTGCACAGAATGTAGGGACAGAGGTGACAACTTCTTCAACGAGCTCTGTAGCTTCTGCATATGCAGAAAGAGTCATAAAGCTTGGGACCTCCTGTGCTCTTAAGGGGATCTCTTCGTATCTTGGTAAGGAATATGTCGGAGGATTAAAAGCATATATAAATCTGGTTAATGCAAGAGGAGGCATCGAGGGATATAACATAAAGCTCATAGCTTACGATGATGGTTATGAGCCTGGCAAGTGTAGAATAAACACGATTAAACTGCTTGATAACGATAAGGTGCTTGCTCTCGTTTGCTTTACGGGGACGCCTACCTCCAAAGTTGCGCTTCCATTGGCGGAGAAAAAAGGAGTCCCCTTCCTGTTTCCTTACTCTGGGGCTTCTTTTCTTAGAAAAAGCAAAGTGGCTTTTTGCTTGAGAGCTTCTTATGTTGAGGAGATGGTTGCTTTATGCAAATTCTTTAAAGATATGGGTCTTAAAAAAGTAGCGGTATTCTATCAGGATGATTCCTTTGGCAGGGCTGGTCTTGGTGGGGTTAGAGAGGGTTTGAAAATTACGGGATTAAAGCTTGTAGGTGAAGCGATTTATGGAAGAAATAGCCCTGAGGTTATGGCTGAGGCTTTCTACATAGCTGATTTGAATCCCGATGCGGTTCTCTATATAGGAACCTTTTATCAGGCGCTGAACTTTATAAGGTACACATGCTTTACGAGAGCAGACATGAGGTTTGGCGTTATATCCTTCGCAAATCCCGTTGAGATAATGAAAAGGCTTCGCTGTGCATCAAACCGAGTTTATGGGGTATCATGTGTTCCATCTCCCTATGATGAAAGCCTTTCTATCGTAGCCGAGTATAGAAAGAATATAGGAAGCGTGAGAATCTCTCCAATAAGCCTCGAGGGGTATATGGCGGGCAAGGTTCTCATAGCGGGGCTTAGGAAAGCCCTCCGTGAATTTGGAAAACCCTCAAGGGATGCTCTTCTTAAGGTTTTTCAGAACCTAAATGTTGATTTAGGTGGAATCAGGGCTATATTCTCGCCCGAAGATCATCAGGCTTTGCATAGAGTATGGATACTTGGAGAGAGGAACGGGAAGATAGAAACCCTGCGGAGTTATGGTAGATAG